TTGGCGGGGCCAAGAACTCCGGTCAGGACGTGCAGCCCGTACACGGTCATGTCGTACAGCGGGCCACCGCCCGGACGCCGGAAGTACCAGGCCGGGTTGATGTTCGAGAGCACGTCATCGCCGTGACGTACGGATTCCCCTTCATGATATCGGCCGAAGGCCGCGCCGGTGACGGCCCAGGTCAACGCGCCTAACGCCCCGCTCACCACCAGTCGGCGGATCTCCTGATGCAACGGGCGCAGCATCTCGCCCGGCGAAGCGACCAGCTTGACCCCACGCCGTCGGGCCAGCTCGATCAGCTCGTCAGCCTCGTCCACGGTCGTCGTCATCGTCTTGTTGAAGTGGACGTGCACCCCATGCTCGATGGCGAGCTTCCCCTGCTCATAGTGCACCCCGATGGGGGATGCGATGGTGACCGCGTCGACATCGCCGTGGGCCAATAGATCCTCGTAACGCTCGAACGCCTTGGGGACGCCGAACCGCTCCGCG
This region of Chloroflexota bacterium genomic DNA includes:
- a CDS encoding Gfo/Idh/MocA family oxidoreductase; this encodes MADPVRIGVVGAGSISIRGILPHLTQEDVQDRVRVTAICDPVPGRAQAAAERFGVPKAFERYEDLLAHGDVDAVTIASPIGVHYEQGKLAIEHGVHVHFNKTMTTTVDEADELIELARRRGVKLVASPGEMLRPLHQEIRRLVVSGALGALTWAVTGAAFGRYHEGESVRHGDDVLSNINPAWYFRRPGGGPLYDMTVYGLHVLTGVLGPA